TTTagctaattttcttttacgTTTAAAAATATAAGCACTCGATCACTTGTattcaaaaattatttatttatttaatatatatatatttatatatttatatattttataatcaCTCGAGTAATGATCGAACCCTCTTAAATAGTGTCTAAACtctcaagtaatttttttagaatatatattaaaagggactgaaaaatcttcaaaatgcTTAAAACTTTGTTAGAATATATATGGGAGATGCCAAGGCCTGCAATAATTGTTCAGATGAGCTATATCAATAAAACTATTTAGTCAACTTTAATCAGTTGATAGggagcaacaacaacaaaattaataataaaaaggaaCTTCAACATAAGTTGTACAAATAATGGACTTGGTGTATACTTTTCCAAACTCCATTGAATTCATGGATAATAGGTGGTAGCAATAatttaacaagaaaaataattttttatgtagAGAATAAAAGATATTCGATATACTTATTCTTTAGCGAATGATACATTGTATATGCCCTGGCTACCAGggaacttcttcttcttcttcttttttgaaacATTCTCTATTAGGAGGAacgataatatactaaactcacacacactatacAGATATTAAAACTCGAATCCAAAACATTTTCTGAAAAAACAATTACTCTAAACTAGTACCATTATAGTGAGTCCTTTGTGCTAGGGAACTTATTATATATGCAAGACTAGTACTTTTTTTGGGAGGGGATTTTATTAGTAAcgaaagaaataaataaaattgtcGGCTATCATGTTCTAGGCATTTGAATGGTACTATGACGCCTTCCAACAGCTTTCGGCAAAATTATTGTGtgcagatttttattttattgatttttgtaAGGTAAAGTAATTTGGTCACATGCAAGAGACAAAATGTGATACCATTATTATTACGTACTACATAGTAAGTTGCATATGTGACATTTGGTACCTAATGCAACTACTCCATCAATTCAACCAAATAGTTAATCTAGCAATCATTCAGTAAACTAGGGGGAGgggaatttgaattcaaatgcAGTGTTAGGAGTACATTCACTTTAACCAATTTGGTGCCTAATTTATTTCTATGTAAATAGACATAGTTTGCAAAGGACctactagtgtagtggtttggagtatttactctctCAAGTGTgcctccactaacgatcacgCAGGATCGAAGAAATTCTGGCATAGACATCCAACTAAGATtacaaacttagaataataaaaaagatagcTTGAAAAAAACTAAGttataacaatacaaataaaactctcacaaaggagataTGAAAAGTTCTCACAAAAGAATAGGTGAAAATTACACATAGAACCCAAAGACTCTCTGCAACTTACttcaaacataaagaaacaacaaaaagaatgaTGGTAAAAATCTGACGTTAAAACGCAGGTGAAAATCCGATACCGAGACGTAATCGTATGTGAtaattggatgaaaatcatagaAAGATGTTCATAAAGCAAAAAAGATGAGAGGTATTAAATATATTGATAGCCAATTCTGACCGCCAGCTGCTATTCTTGAAATAAAAACTCTCCAGTCTTCAATAATCAACCCCACCCCCTCCCAAattaaagaagagaaagaaaatcagaaaagaaCGGAAAAAAAAGCAgctacaaaaaccaaaaataccAAGGTGATAATTAACCAAGCCAAGCCAAATTATTGTTCTGGGTCAATTTTGTCACAATTTCTGATAtgtgtattttgtttttcttcatttggTTGCTTTGCCTTCAACTTTATCCGATGATTTGAAGAAgctttccaaaaaataaagcacCATCTTTATCTAAAATTCCTACTTTTtaccatcaaatttaaatgagATGCCGACTGTCCAATTATCTGACAAGCAGCCTTGAAACTATGATGATCAATGGGAAAATTGAAGTTGTACCAACACATCTAGAAagcctttaattttttttttgttatactTTATTTGACTCAGACACAGATATGTACGTCTTAAATACTGGAAgttgggatatatatatatatatatatatccaataAATAAGTGACACAATTTGTATATTAAACATTTGAGGTTCCTTGTTAATTCAGAGACTTCCAATAAGCAAATGACAATTTGCCCCAAACTCTTCGATCTAAAGGGCAGCTCACAAGGCCCAACCTTCACTCTAAATCTATAAATACCACCTCTCTGTACTCATCTTCAACACACTCTCATCCTTCTCTAAAACCATCATCTTTGTAGTTTGTTCATTTTGCTCATCCTCAACCTTTTGATCATCACCATGGGTGTCTTCACATATGAGAGCGAGTTCACCTCTGAGATCCCACCACCAAGATTGTTCAAGGCCTTTGTCCTCGATGCTGACAACCTTGTCCCTAAGATTGCTCCACAGGCAATTAAGCATTCTGAAATCCTTGAAGGAGATGGCGGCCCCGGAACCATCAAGAAGATCACTTTCGGCGAAGGTAATTACTTAGCTTACAGTATATATGTTGTCAGACTGTTAATATGAAACCAAGGTCGTCGAATTCTTACTTGAAcatgttttattattgttcttCAGGCAGCCAGTACGGCTACGTGAAGCACAAGATTGACTCCattgacaaagaaaaccaTTCATACAGCTACACCTTGACCGAAGGAGATGCTTTGGGAGACAATCTTGAGAAGATCTCGTACGAGACCAAGTTGGTGGCATCCCCTAGCGGAGGATCCATCATCAAGAGCACCAGCCACTACCACACCAAGGGAGATGTTGAGATCAAGGAAGAGCATGTCAAGGCCGGCAAAGAGAAGGCCTCAAATCTCTTCAAGCTCATTGAGACCTACCTTAAGGGCCACCCCGATGCCTACAACTAAATTGATCAGATGTCTCTGTGATGCTTGGGTCTTGCCTTTACTATATGATCAGTCGAAGAAGATTTGTGTGGCTTTTCTTGTTGCTTTCTAGTCAGTCCAAAGTAGCCATAGGGTTGTTGGGCACTTGGGCTTGAAAATAAGAGTGTATGGGTTGTGATCTTCTGGTTGCTTTTTATGTTTTCGTTTGGATCAAGTTGCAGACTGAGCACAGTGTATTTATCttctatatataaattatataatggAACTTCCTTGTAATGAAATGTTTTACTTGCAAACAATTAGTGCAGTGAGTAAATTTCCTAAAAACTATATTCTATATTGTGCCATATAAAATTTGCAGCAAAATCAATAATTGCACACGATCAACTTGAGAATTAATTACTTCCCTACCCCAAGAGGCTATAAGAAGAATTTTTATAGTTCTCTATATTACTAGAATCCAAGATTATTCGTAAGAGATTTATAGCTCAATTAAATAAGATCAGTTACTTATGTACTCGCGtcgaaacaaaacaaaattacaagATTATTGGGTTTGCAAAGTTGAAAGTTTCCTTGAGTCCCATTTGGGCAACAACGACGTTAAAAACAAACCATTCATCACATCACATGCCTTCACATGTTGATCGTTGAAATGAAGAAGTTGGCAAACTTTGGGTGCAGATAGACAAACATAGGGTCGGTACATGCGTAATActttttactttaattaggACAGATTTTTATATGATAACCTAAAGTAATTAAAGAGTAGACGAGCAATTATCATAAACCTCTTATGAT
The window above is part of the Prunus dulcis chromosome 1, ALMONDv2, whole genome shotgun sequence genome. Proteins encoded here:
- the LOC117616831 gene encoding major allergen Pru av 1, which codes for MGVFTYESEFTSEIPPPRLFKAFVLDADNLVPKIAPQAIKHSEILEGDGGPGTIKKITFGEGSQYGYVKHKIDSIDKENHSYSYTLTEGDALGDNLEKISYETKLVASPSGGSIIKSTSHYHTKGDVEIKEEHVKAGKEKASNLFKLIETYLKGHPDAYN